DNA from Mustela erminea isolate mMusErm1 chromosome 18, mMusErm1.Pri, whole genome shotgun sequence:
GATTTGGTCAtcctgatgggggaggggggcttggaTGCAGAGCATAGGGGCAGGCTGGGCCTTGGAAGGGGGGAACTGCTCTCCCATGGAGGCaatggggggagaggagaggcccAGATGCAGAGAATTTTGTGGATTTTACAGTAGAAATTGGTGGGAGGTAGGAGATGTGATCACCCATTGGATAATTAGCTTCAGGCCTGACACATAATGGGTCCTCAGTGAAACTGGCAGAAGGGATTAGAAAATGGATGGATCGGGGGCAGGTGTCACAGGTTGGgtcctctgtggagcagactgAGGCAGGGATCATGGGGCAGGACGTTTACTGGGGTGTGCTGTTGGAACAAACAGgtgtggaagagaaggaagggaagcgggACTGGGCAGAGGGTTTCTTGGGTGTCTCTTGGAATCCACACAAACAAGGACCTGACCCACTGAAGATGTTCAGTAATGTTGGAACAAGCAGAGCAAGTAGAGACAGGCGGACCACGGCCTCGAGATATCCCTGTGTTCTCATCCCCAAACGGAGGCCATAGAACagaaggtgggggttgggggaggtgggggagagtcCACGTGGGACACAGGATAACTCAGCACGCCTTTTCTCAATACTTAGCTCCACATCTTGGGTACGCCCAGCAGACCCTTTCCCTAGGGCCCCACATTCACTTTGGGGTTACTGGGGTGGGTGAACACCTTCATCTTCTTCTATGATCCTCATCACCATCCCAGGCATTGAAGTGCCACCAAAAGATGTTTAAATCACAGGGCTCAGGGGACTTGGGTGGTCATGCTAGTAATGCATTTGCATTTTGCTTTATAACTTAGGAAAACAGGTTCTTAAGGCACTATCTCACAACGATCCTTCAAGTAGATAATTTGACTGGCCCCGttatatagatgaggaaaccgggGCTCACAGAGGTCACATGTCTTTTCCAGAAACACCGAGCCTGGCCAGGACTTGAACCCACTTCTTCTGTCTCCACTTGCTCCATGTCTACCGTTTTCTGCTGTCTCTGAACCAACCTGAGCAATCCTTGCTTCCTCTCGGGGTCTCCGTTTTCCCGGCTGTGGAATAAGGAGTCACCCTTTCGGTGGTTTTGATTCTCAGTGGATGGGACAAATGGGGAGCACGTTGAAAGCAGGTAGTTCCCCCCTtttcccctccagcccccagctgccACCTCTCAGGaaccctgctccccctcccagtTCCCCATATGTGCAGACTCTTCACTTCCACTTTATTATCACCTCATTTGTAGGATTTTAAGGTTTGTTACCTGGAAGGGAGCGGGGAGCTCACACCTCCAGTTCCGCTTTTCAAATATACCTTCATTGCTTGTGAAAATAATCTTATTAACAGCATCTAACCTGCTACAGCTTATGGGGgcactcagataaataaatgctgAAGGAACCAGGGCAGGGGAAACAGCACGGCTAGCTGGGGTAGTGCGGCCTTTGGACCCCTGGGATTTTCTCCTGGCCCTTGGGGTCCTGTGAGGGTCGCGAGAATGCAGGTGAGGCCCCGGGAGCCTGGAGCAATCGGCTGTCTTCTCTGGGCCcttgcctcctgcctcctcctctggcGTTCAGAGATCCTCCGGGGAAACAGCTCCCATGCCTCCGTAGCTCCCCTGTCTCCTGGATGCTTGTCCGGGATTGATTCTCCGGGCAGCTCCCCCTCCGAGCAGTAAATGGAATATCGGTTACCAGGAGTGAGGCGGGAGGCAATTAACCCCCAGACCTCGCCATGGCAGATGTGTTTGTAGCAAGCTGATGCGGCGAGCTGAGCGCACCTGCCTTGCCGTCCTGCAAAGTCATCCAATTAGGACGGTCCCCAGCGGTGGGCTCCTGCTGTCCCCTCTGGTGCCCATGACCCCAGAAAgcagggcagccccagcccctAGGGCTAGCAGCTCGCTGGGCACAGGATGGCCTACCGTTCCTTGTGTGGGTGAGCTCCAGGCCCACCTCCATCCTCGTACCCCCTGGCAGGGacattattcattaattaatcACACATCTTTCTAAAGGGGAGGCAGTCTGGGgagctttcttccttcctccagagtGGGACCGCCATTCTGCCTGGGCAGCCTCCTTTCTACCACccagccagccctgccctcctggaaTGATCTTGTGCCAGAAAGCCCTTGACTGAGAAAGGGGAGAGACACAGGCCCTGCTTTCAGGGAGCCCCCAGTCTGAGGGGAGACACAGCTCCTGCTCTCAGAGACCCCCCTAGCTAGATAAAGAGACAGAGTTTGTCCTTCAGGGAACCCCCAGTCCCAGGGGCTGATTTAGAATGCCCTCGTTTAATAGGAAAAGCAGTATCTACCCTCAGAGCCACTGAGGAAAGCCACAATCTCTGCATCTAGGACTCCCCCCTCCCAATCCTGGTCTTAGTGAAGATACACACCTTACCCTCTACTTGTTCAAAAACACTGTCTTTAAGGACCCCCAGTCTGATGGAGGACACAGAGATCTTGCCTTCAGGAAGCTTCTCATTTCTGATGGTGAAGACACAGTCCTTGCCCTCGGGTATCTCAAGTctgagaggaaacaaaacaaaacagactttgcCCTTGGGGATGCCCTGTCTGATGAGGGAGACACTTTCCTAATGGTTCCCCTGTGGCTGAGATGCTGCCTTAGTGACTTTGGGTATTCCAGGTGCCctgcaaaagaaaagaagcactTGGCTTCTGTCCAGTCCTTGTTGTGCCACACACTTGCTGCATGACCATGGGCAAGTCACAGATTTTCATCAGACTgtgattttctcatctgcaaaatggagatatgAGGCCCATCTCTCAAAATGACATGAGGATCTTCTGGTCACCAGAAATCAAAGCAaacaagccagccaggcactccctaCAGAAATGATTAACACGCTTTTTACTGTAGCAGAGGTCCCAGACCAGTCCTTGTtgtctcggggggggggggggagccctcCCAGGCATGTGGCTGTGTGATTCCAGGCCAATGTGGCCATTAAAGAATCACAGGGGGCTGTGGGTggcactgggggcagggggaagcgcCTTCTAATCTAATCACTTTTCCCGAGGAGACTCTCATTCCAGCCAGACCTGCCAGGGGTTTTATTGGGTTTGTGGGGACCCGCGGATTTCAATCTCCAGACCCCACAGGGAAGGAACAAGCATTAAGCTAATTTTATTAAATGGCCACAGCTGGCAGTAGGGGGAAGTaggggagagaaggcagaatAAAGAAAGTCATTCAAGACTGCCAGCCATGACAAGGGTCCATACATGGGGCCTCACTGGGAAGGAGGCCAcccctccttcctgtctctccagCTGAgccggctgggggaggggaggccagatGGGACTTTTCCTCAATATAGAGCCTTGGGACTCTCCAAGAGGCTCACCCCAGGATTGCTGCCCAGCACAGATGCCTGTAAGTACACCAAGCTTCTGTAgggcgggggtgggagtggaAGGGCTGGGCCCAGCAGGGACAGAGCTGCCTCAAAGCCATTCTTCTCCAATTCTGCTTTAAGTATCCCAAACCTTTATGAAGTATGGCATCCCGACGAAGAGCAAGGTCTTTGGTTCAAATACTGACATTGGCCTTTTcctagctctgtgaccctggcaAGTTATTAACCTCTCTCAGTTTCCCGATCTGAAATGGGTAAGATAACAGTGCCCATGTCATTGGACATGGGAGCATTTCCTGCCAGTCCACCCCCCCACCTACATATCTATGAGATAGTATCCATAAGGTTGTCATGTGGTACCTGACATGGACTGGGTACTCTCTAAatcttagctctttttttttttttaacagttattcatttatttgagtgagagagcacgcatgagccagagtgggggagggagaagcaaggggagggggagaagagaatcccaagcagcctccatgcccagggctcaatgtggggctcgatcccaagaccccgagatcatgacctgagctgaaaccaagagtccggtGCTTAACCGGCTATgtcccccaggtgtccctgagtatcagttattattatttagcAATGTCCTAATGCCAACTGTTGTGGGTCCCAGTTATAGGAGGGGAGGTCGGCTGGGGCAGGACAAGGAGAACTCGGTGTGTTGTCTGGAGCCGGGCTTCTGGGATTCGAGTGCAGTCACAGAACTTAGTGACTATGTCACATGAAGCAAGATTTCTGACCTCCCTGGAAGAAGAACAAAATCTCCTCACCCAGCCTCTCAGGGCTCTCGGGATGGTTGAGTGAGACGCCATTACTGGAAGTGCTGTGCGAGCTTTCAGTGACgtagaaataataaaagctgCGTTTATTGGACACAGACATGATACCTCTCGAATCCTCCTCAGTCACGCAAGGTGAGTCTTGTCACTTAAAttttatgagaaaactgaggcccagaggtgaAGCGCCTGGGCCAAAGTCAACCAGTTTTCGGTGCAAAGTGTGTTCCTGTCATTGCTGTCACTAACCCAGAACTGAAAGAGgagggacttgcccaagatcacagacaGTGGTACCGGACTGAGAACCGGGGTGTCCCAGTTGAGACCTTGCTGATGGCGCTTTCAAGGACAAACAAATGGAACTTTTCCGCCATGGAAGGTGATGATGGAACTGGGCTGCTTCCCATTTCTGCTACCCAGGCTGGAGCAGCTCAGATTCTAGCACCTGGCTGCCCCCAGATCCATGAGAAACTTCCATCAGACCCCTTTCCTTTCTGGAACAGGGCAGGGTTTGTGGTCCCCTCCTGCAACTCCTCTCCAGGGCACAGACGCAAAGCCAGCGGGGTGGAAGTGTTTTTATTAGAGCTTTGGTCAGACGGGGCGCAGCCGGGCTGGGGCTTTAGCAGGTGCTGGGACGCAATCCGGCCCCAACCCACCCCTCTCCCAGGAGGCGCCACCCTGGAGCCGGAGGGCAGCTCATCCGAGCACGGGAAGGGTCCCCGCCGAGACCTGTCCCCACTCTGGGGCCGGCTGGCGAGCAGGGTGGGCCATAAACAGTCCTATAGTACAAATGTACAGCGCGAGCCGGGGCGAGGGCTGTAGACACCGCCTCCGGCGGACCGGGACGGGGCGCGCTCTGGACCCGGCTCTGCGGTGAGCCCGCAGGAGAGCCTAGCCTTCGGCCGGGGCGGTGGTGAGGGCGGGCCGGGGGGCGTCATAACCGGGATGGGCCGGCAGCcggggctgggcagagaggggTTGGGTGGTCCTCAGCCAGCCGGGAGGGGAGTCCCGGGCAGGGGTGTGGGCGGACGGACACGGGACCGAGAGGGGCGCGGGGAGCTCAGTCGGAGTAGATGATGAAGCCCGAGAATGTGCTGTATTTGTTGCTGTTGCCGCCGTGCGCTTTGCCTCCGTCCAGCTTGATGAAGACCTCGTCGCCCGCGTCCAGGTGCAGGATCACGCTGTTGCTGGCGTAGTCGTAGTTCTGGTCTGCGTCCTGGGCTATGGCGCTGGCCCGCACCTGCGGGGGGCGGTTAGGGGTGGTGTGTGTGAGAGGgtaggggggaggagggagagaagtagggtcggggagggagggggactgTCAGAGGTACGGAAGCCACGGGAGGGTGGGGGCAGCGGATCTTGGAGGCCCTCAAAGCCCCGCCTTCAGCTCTCAGCCGGCTTCTCTCCCATCACCCCCCCCCTCCCAATGCTAACTGCGTGTTTTGGTACCGGGTTCTAGAGGAGCCCAGGATTTCTAGGGCTGGTGTCATCTGGATCTGAATTAGGAATCGAGGTGGAGTTGGCCTCCTTAATGCCTCTAGGTCTTTCCCTCTGGCCTGCTGAGGCCCTCAACAATGCCTCCAGGATGTCCCAGCCTGGACCACCCTCCTTGCAAAGAGGAATTCTCTGGAATACTAGCTGATGGAGGACCACCCCTTCTCTCCTTatcattccttcctctctgctttaaCTGTACCAATAATGCCTTACTTTTCAGCCATACCCACCTGTGCTTGCATCAGTGGATGGACACAAGGGTGCTCCTTGGCCCCAAAGGCCAGGTGGCTAGACAAACGCTAGCTGCTACTAAGCAACCACCCTAGCACCAGAACCCAATCTTTCAACTCTCGTCTGTAGTTCATTCTGGAGTCTTTCACAGTGGAGCAGTGAGAGGGAAGTCCTGGTAATTACTTCTCCTCCCAAGGCTCAGTTTGAGCCTGCATCCTGGTCTCCAAAGAGCTATTGCTACATAGCCCTAGACTATTACAACCACCACCACTCCACCGACAGAGGACTTCTGGCTCCTCTTATCTCTCACCCCAGGGTGGTAGAAAGGAAGTAGGTGGGAAGAAGAGACATCcaggttttacatttttctgtgacCCTCAGTCTGATCTGATATCCTTGCTGTCCttgttttggtgggggagggagggacaggcaggaCAGTGAACAAGAGAGCCCCAGCCtttgggtgtgaagcctgctgtCACTCTTGGGGGCTCTAACTATAATCATAAGATATCGAGGGTGGGCGGTGGCGGTGGGCAAATTCCCTCAACGCATGCTTTTTCCACAACTGAGGCAACCCAAGGCCTGAGCCATAGGATCTGGGGCCTCTCCAGGATATCCTGGGTGGAGAACGGGAAGAGAGGGGCCATCTCCAAGGTGCAGGCTTGTGTTGAGGGGTTCCCTCAGCCCGGCTCCTCAACAGCCCCTCTCCACCCTGCCCCTACCGTGAAGGCAGCTCTCCCCCAAGGGCTGAGAGTCTGGCCTGGCCACAGGCAAATAAGGGGAAGGGCCCCATCTCCTTCTTGGGCGGGCAGCAGAATTGCCAGGTCCGCTGGGCCACAGTTGCTGACTCAGCAATATGTCCGCAACAGGAGGACTCAATGCATTTGCATGCGGTCTGCCATTTAAAGTCCAGATCcttccagccccttccctcctctcaggGAAGGCACTGTTTGGGGGGCACTTAGCTAGGAAAGCTCGCAATTCagccaaagggagagaaaatcaaaCAAGGGGAAGGCGCTGTCTGTCTAGaagttcagtttttctgtttAGAAAATGGATAAGAAGATCCCGCCTCACCACTGCAACCTTTATAAAAGCCTTTGgtggtgaagaaaaaaattttaatcttgaTGGGGCTTTTGTGCTACTAGGCAAGTGCTCAAAGCAAGCAGCCAACTTCTGTATTGTTCCCTGGGCCCTAATCctcatagtatttattattacaCATGCATTTCATTATCTTTGCTAATAAATTACTActaataacaattatttttattacccaGATTAATTTAGCCTTAACTCATTAAAACAATGTGCTTCTTAATAGCCAAATCCATCAGAATAGAGTCATCTGTCATCGGGGTTCTCCTGGTGATATGACAGGCGTCAGAACAGTTACgcttatgtttattatttattcatcacCATGATTGTTGCTGTGATTATCCTAATTATCCATGGAGGCAGGGAGAATTTATGCCCCTCCATCCTTAGACGGTGGGGGATCCAGGAACAGAACCCAGGGGTCCTGATTCTCTGCCTGCGACTGGAAACGGTGGAGGCATCCAACTCCTCCTGGGGGCCAAGGGGAAATTTGGGGACTGGAGGTTGCCATGGAAGCAGGAAAGCAAGTCTGGGACTTGTCACGAGGGGGTGCTGTAGAATCACCTCTGCGAGTGCTTCccgaagggaaactgaggcagtggTCTGACCAGGGCcctggcaggaggagggggagaaccCAGAAAGCATGCCCCTGCCCCCGGGTCATGCTGCAGTGTCAGAGGTGCAGGAAGGGCTCCCACAGGCAGCCCACCGGGCTCGCTGGGGACATGTGCTGCCACGCACTGACAGGGTCCCTACTGTGCTAGGCACAGAGGTCTGCACCCTGAAAGGTATTCAAGGCTAGAAAAGGACAGCAGGAGCCCCTCTCCCactgttgggctccaggctgggctccagTGAGGCCTTTCCACGGGAGTCTTCAACTCATACACTCCGCCCCCCAGGCTCTGTCTGAGCCCTTCCCCATTTGTAATACACACACCTTCCCAAAGCCCCTGCCCTGGACGGTTTGCACCCTGGCCATGGGCTCTGGCCCATTCCCACACAGTCCACTCTCCCAGCCCAGTTTATTAGTTTCCTATCTTCCCTGACCCATCTGAACCGGGGACCCTTGAGGCAGCTGCGGGGAGCTTACCTCACTCAGGTAACCCCCAACTTAGAGTCCCTTCCTGGGGCTCCTCAAATCCCATGTCCTAATGACCAGGGCTTGGTGCTATCAGGCTGTGCAGTGGTGACTCAGGCTCCCCTTAGGGAGAGGGACTGGTGGCAAGgatgagggaggtggggggcctTGTACCAGGCAGGAAGGTAGTGTCCCCTCCCCCTGTCTTGCCAGGGAACAATTTCAGCTCAGCTTCCTTGAGGAAATTCTGGAAGCTTTTCTGCAGGCGGAGAGCCAGAAAGGaaaagcacagagcccagcattgCCTCTGGTCTTGAAGTCAATTGAGGCAGAAGCCCCTCTGTTCTGTTCCCATCCATTGCCTAGGGCCgtgcttctttctctgctcacTTGAATGTCCTCTTCTACCTCTAAGGCAGACTTTTCCTACACTTGatcttcttattttctctctagACATGTCTCCTTATCTTGGGGACTGCCCCGGGTTTGCCATCTTCTCCCTTGACCAGGTTGGTCTGAGTTGGGGCAGGGCCCACTGAATCATTCCCTCCAGCTAACACGTTTGGGGACAGGAGTCACCAGCTGGGCTCCCAGTCCTCCTTTAACACACTAGTTGCTGGGGTGTGTTGTCGTGTGGTTGCCACTATCCCCCCTGCACAGACCGCGAGGTCCCTGAGGGCAGGTGGAGCTGCCCCCTGGCTACCTAGCTCTGAACCTGGCACCCAGTAGGGTTCAAAATGAATATGGGGGATGACTCGAGAGATTGAATGAGTCTCTTGAGCTATCTGGAAAGACAAGTCACAAAGGATGTAGAGGAAAGGGGGTGTAGAcccccttttttgtgtgtggatggGATGGTTTGAGTAACTTAAAATGCTGGGTCTGTGAAACCGTTAAAAACTAGTAGGAAAAAGCCACCTGCTTTTTCCTACTAGCCTGGGGTCCCATCTCCCATGAGTACCTCCTTGTGAGGCTCTGAGAATGCCTTGCCCCTGCTGACGGGGAAAGGAGAGCCTTTGAGACAGTTTCACCTCCCAGTGACTAAAGCAAGTGCCCCTGTCCAAGGACACATCACCTGCAGGGCCACCTCTTGCCTCATCTCTAGGGCCCTGCTGCAACCTTTCCAGGTCACGCAAGGTCTAGGGCCCACTGGGGGTCTGGTGACCAGCTCCCTCTCCAGGCAAAATGGGCCCTCAGTCCCCTGAAACCTCATCTCTGGGCCAGCCCAAACTTTCTTTGGGAAAGGAAGACATTCCATTGATGAAGGTGACATTGCTGCATCCCTTATAGGTGATTAATAAGGGGAATCATGGGGCTGTCTGCTGAGTGAGCCCTCACTGGACACTGAGGCCTCCCATTGGGTCAGGAACCAAGGACAAAGAGGAGAGATGCAGGAAGCCTGACAGACACAAGTGGGAGAGAGACACTCAAGGAATAAAGAGGGGTGTGAAGCccagggaaagaagccagaaaccCCAGAGAGGCAGATAGGACTGGCGGACACAGGAGAGAGCCAGGGACGAgagagtaggcaaagaggcaggcaggagaaaaagaagagggggtAGACTTACAGGTGCCTTGTAATCGTTGTGCTGACTCCCATGCctgtcctttcccccacccccaagccaggCTCTGCCTCAGGGTAATACTGCAGTGGGAAGGGTTCCAACAGGGTCTTGGGTCCCAGGCGTGGGAGATTCCTTCCCAACTCCCACCTCCTAGCTTTACTCCAGACCCTTGCTAGTCTCCTTCTTCCACAGGAATGCTCTgcctcaccctcccaccccaccccatccccatgaGCGGGGAGTGCCCTAGGCCACCGTGGTCTAGGAGCTCTGGAAAGGGAGGGTGTATCAAAAGGGAAGGCAGCTGGGCAAAATTGTCACCCTGGGGCAGGGTTAGGTCGAGGTTGGTCCTGGAGGCGGGGGAGGCAGCAGTTTCTGAGAGCGCCATGCACTACCTCCCCAGTTCCCCGATCTGAGTGCAGGCTTGAGTCTCTGAGATGGGGATAGGGGACGAAGAGGATCCCCAGACACTCCTGGAGTCAGGAGCTGCAGCTGCATGATCCAGGGAGGGGGAGTTTCCACCTCTTTGCCCAGCCTCAGGAGGAAAAACTTTTCCCCCCAGGCTGCTTTCTTATGCCTGCCCCTCTAACGCAGCGGGCAGCCACTGGGATGTCCCCGGGTTTTGCAAGGGTGTCGATTGGCCCAGGGGTCCCTTCTCAGGGTCAGAGGCTGTATTGCAGCTAAGGCTTTGCGCCCCTGGCTCCCTTTGCCTCTGTGACCAAAACGTCTTGCTTTCTCGGCTTGCGCGCCTAGCGGTGCGCCTGGACGCCCGCGGGCGCCAGAGGCTGCCTTTCCTCAGAGCCCATCTTTGCCCTCCCCTAATCGCCCGCTGGTATCAACCACAGTCCCAGCTCCCAGATAGCGCATCCCAAGGGCCAAGCCCCCAAGCACCAGTCCGCGCCTCTGGGAGAGCTGCGCCCTCGTTATTTGGTTTTATCTCCCGCATTTCCATGCTGCGCGCGGGTGCCCAGCAGCGTCTGCCTTGCAGCCAGTGCCCAGGAGCCGAGGAGTTAGTGCCAACCGGTCCACCATTCCCGCATGTGATGCCTAAGCGGGGCCGCTGTAGGGTCTCCACCTGTGCCCGCTGGTACCCATACGTCCCGGGCTCCCTGGGTGCCCTGCCCCCAGGCCAGCCCCATGCCCCCGCCGGGCCCACCTGGCCGTTCTTGCAGAGGTCCGCCCACATACTGGTGCCGTCGCCGCCGCGCATGAGGACGTGGTAGGTGAAAAAGTAGGTGCCGGGAATGTTGCACGTAAACTTGCCGCTGGTCGCGTCGTAGTTGTTGCCTAGGTTGGTGACCACGTCGTCGAACTTGAGCACCTCGTAACCCTCGTGAGGGTTCTTGAGGCCAGCGTAAAAGGCCACGCGTGGCACCGTGGTGTAGGTGGCCGTGCTGATGGCGCCACTGCCTCCTGCACCCGGCAACCCGGGAGGGCCGGTCTTGCCCGGCTCACCCTTCTCCCCTGGTGGCCCCACAGGACCCGGAGGACCTGGGTCCCCAGGGGGCCCCGGGGGGCCCGGCTTGCCTGTGCGGCCCGGCTTCCCCTGGGGGCCCTGCACCAGCGTGGAAGGCGGGGGCGCGCCGCTCTGCTCGCTCAGGGCGTCGCCGCCGTCGGGCCGCGCGCCGGCGCCGGGGCCCCGCGCGGGGTAGGGGTCGCATACCATGCGGCAGGTGCCCAGCATCTCATAGTGGCCGTCCGGGCCGCCCGAGCTCACCAGCACGGGGATGAgcaccaccagcaccagcagcaTCACCACGCCCGCAGCGGCCGCCAGCAGCGTTTTCCGGCCGGCGCGGAGCCTGGGGAGCGCCGGGCCGCCCGGCCGCGCCGTCGGGGCAATGGTgccggcgggcggggggcgcgggcagGGCGCCCGCGCTCAAGGGCGGTCCGGCGGGGCTGCGGGCATGGGGCCGGGCCCGGAGCGCCGCGCTGCGCTGGATGCGCCGCCGAGCCCAGCCGCCGGCTCCTGCCTCGCGCCTCCCTCCCGCTGCGCGGCCGGACTAAGAGCCGCGGCGGCCGCGTCCTGCCCGGCTCCTCCCGCCTCCTAGCTCTCGAGCCAccgccccctccgccccgccccgccccgccccaccagCTTCGCGCGGCTCTGCGCCCGCGAGgggtggggctgtgggaggggccGGCACCTAATTGGGCCGCTGGTGGTAGGGCTCTGCCCACCgaggggggcggggccgcgggaaGAAGGCCGGAGCCGGGAGAGGAGCCGGGAGGCTCAGGGAGCTAGAGACTGAGATTCGGAAATGGGGAGGATGCTAGAGTCTGAGAAACTGTAGAGTTTCCTACAGGGAAGGGGAGAGTAGGGGCCAAAGACCGAATGGAAGAGAGGGCCACAGGGAGAGCTAGAGAGCGCcgagggagacggagaggagaggCCTCGAGTGttggttttaaagaaaatcaagaaaaccgAGAGGAAGGCTCTAGGGGCCACCGCACGCAGGGGGTGGAGGCCGGGGTGGACGGTTCCCCAGTCTGCTGGGGACAAAGAGCAATTGAGGGGCGTATAGAGTGGGGAGCAAAAAGGGACAAGGAAGACGCTGAGAGGGAAGAAGCGTAGAAGGCaaaagggagatggggagggggccaTTCTGCATTCAGCCCTCCCAGACCACCCATTCAGGAGACCTGGGGGTCATGTGCCTGTCGGGGTGCCCGGTGAGATCCCGAGTAACTAACAGCCGCTACCCCTTCCCTTTTCTGGATGCTGGCTGTTCCCTGACCCCGTCTTCCTCCAGGAATGGCGGGATCTTCTAAGCATGCCAtcttgcctctgccccttcctcaccGAGCTCCAGGCCAGACAAGGCTGCTTTTttcctgggggggaggggtgtcctcCATTTTCCTCTGATCACTCCGGTTGTCCCTGCTTTTAGACAAGGGAGAAATGAGGGCCCTAAGAAAGTGGGCATCCATCCCACTTCATGTCTTCATTCTGACCAATACAAGCAGTCCCTGGGTGGTAGCTCCCTTTTCCAGCCTCCAAAAGGGGAGACTGGTTTCACCCAGCCCCTCAGCTCCTCCACCACCCTGGCCTCCTCAGCAGCcccctgcctcttctccccaTCAGGTTGCATGAGGCCACCCTCTTCCTCAAGTGCAGTAAAGTGTTTAGCTTGCATAAACGGAAATGTGTCTGCTTCCATCAAAATATTTGTCACATTATTTGAGGCCCCATTCATGCTGCCCCACATTTTCTCCTTCACCCTCCTTTACCCAGCCCACCAAGGAGGGCTCTGCCTCCAGAGGCCT
Protein-coding regions in this window:
- the C1QL1 gene encoding C1q-related factor, which encodes MLLVLVVLIPVLVSSGGPDGHYEMLGTCRMVCDPYPARGPGAGARPDGGDALSEQSGAPPPSTLVQGPQGKPGRTGKPGPPGPPGDPGPPGPVGPPGEKGEPGKTGPPGLPGAGGSGAISTATYTTVPRVAFYAGLKNPHEGYEVLKFDDVVTNLGNNYDATSGKFTCNIPGTYFFTYHVLMRGGDGTSMWADLCKNGQVRASAIAQDADQNYDYASNSVILHLDAGDEVFIKLDGGKAHGGNSNKYSTFSGFIIYSD